ACTCCTTTCGTGGTCGGCAGCGAGTTTCCCTCGCGTCGAACCGCCATCTTGATCGCCTTGGCAAACGCCTTAAAGATCGCTTCGATCTTATGGTGTTCGTTTGTGCCGGTCGCGACGATATTGAGGTTGCACAGAGCCTTGTCGCTGAACGATTTGAAAAAATGAAAGAACATCTCGGTCGGCATCGCGCCGATCATCTCGCGTTTGAATTCGGCGTCCCAGACGATCCAGTTTCGGCCGCCGAAATCTAATGCGACCTGAGCGAGGCAATCGTCCATCGGCAGGCAAAAGCCATATCGCTCGATACCGCGCTTGCCCGCAAGTGCGAGTGCAAACGCCTCGCCGAGCGTGATCGCGACGTCCTCGATGGTGTGGTGCTCATCGATATGCAGGTCGCCCTTCGCCGAGATCGAGAGGTCTAGACCGCCGTGACGAGCAAGTTGCTCGAGCATATGGTCGAAAAATGAAATGCCGGTCGCGATCTCCGCACGGCCGCTGCCGTCGAGGTTGAGATCGACCGTGATCTCGGTTTCGTTTGTTTTGCGCGTGTGTGTGATCCGGCGGTGCGGCATACGCAGAATGTCATAAATATCATTCCAGTCACGTGCCGTTTTCACTGATGCATCGACATTCAGGTCCAGAGGAAAATTGGGATTCTCGATGTAGATCGCCCTTGCACCGAGATTTTTGGCGAGTTCGACGTCAGTCGGTCGGTCCCCGATGACGTAGGAGTTTGCCAGATCGTATTCCCCCGTAAGATATTTGGTCAGCATCGCGGTTCCCGGCTTCCGCGTCGGTGCATTTTGGCGCGGGAGCGTCCGGTCAACAAAGACGTCGGCGAATACGACGCCCTCATCCGCGAATGTCTGCAGCACAAAATTCTGTGCCGGATGAAACGCGGTCTCGGGGAACGAATCAGTACCGAGTCCGTCCTGATTGGTGACCATCACGATCATAAAATCTGTTTCCCTCACGATCTGAGCGAGTCTGGTAATTGCCCCGGGCAGAAATCGAAGCTTTTCGATCACGTCCACCTGAAAGTCCTCGGGTTCGCGGATCAGCGTGCCGTCACGGTCGATAAATAGAACTCTTTTCATATTTTTACATCTCCGGATGCCGTAGTTGCCGGCACATTCTCCGTATTTTCGATCATTTCGAGAGTGGCGATCAGCCGATCATTCTCCGTTGCCGTGCCCACGGTGATCCGCAGGCATCCATCACAAAACTCGACGTTGCTGCGGTTGCGGACAACTATCTTTTGATCGATCAGTGCGTCGTAAACCGCATTGGCATCGGTAAATTTTGCCAAAATGAAATTAGCGGACGACGGATAGACCTTTTTAACAATTTGCAGTTTATCAAGTGCAATTTGCAGACGTTCCCGCTCCGATATTATGTCGCCGATCCATTTCTCTATCGTCGAACGATCAGCCAATGCCCGGATCACCGCATCTTGGGCAATCTCGCTGACGTTATAGGGCGGCTTTACGCGATTCATCAGATCGACGATCGACTGATCCGCATAGGCGAGACCCACGCGAATACCCGCCATTCCCCAGGCTTTGGAAAATGTTTGGAGCACGACGAGATTCGGTATCCGGCCGATCTCGCCCGTGAGCGAGGCGTCACCGGCAAAATCTATGTAGGCTTCGTCAACGACAATGATCCCGTCGAAGCTCTCGGCGAGTTCGATCATTGATTCGTGCCGCATCAGATCGCCGGTCGGATTATTCGGCGAGCAGACAAAGATCAGCTTCGTCCTTTCGGTCAATGCTCGCTTGATCGCGGCGACATTGAGCTGAAAGTCATCGGTCAGGAGCACTTCGCGTACCGCAACGTCATTGATCTCTGCCGACACACGATACATCCCGTAAGTCGGCGGGCAGATTATCACCTCATCGCGGCCCGGTTCGCAAAATACGCGAAACAGCAGATCGATCGCCTCGTCGCTGCCGTTGCCGATGAATATCTGCGACGGCAGTACCTGCTTTATCGGAGCAATGCGGGCCTTCAACGTCGTTTGAAGCGGGTCGGGATAGCGATTGTATCCGGGGCCCGCCGGCGATCCGAATGAGTTCTCGTTGGCATCGAGGAATACCTCGGCCGTGCCGACAAACTCGGAACGTGCCGATGAGTATGGCTTCAGATCTCTGATATTGCGGCGGACCAGCCGCTCTAGCTTAAATGTCACTGTGCCCTCCCGACGGACTCACGCCGCAATGCCATCGCGTTTCGGTGAGCATCCAGGCCCTCGGCCGCCGCTAGGGTCTCGACGATCGGGCCGAGCCCTCGGACGCCATCAGCGGTCAATTTCTGAAACGTGATGGTCTTGTTAAAGCTGCTGACCGAAACACCGCTATACGCACGGGCGGCGCCGCCGGTCGGGAGCGTGTGGTTGGTCCCTGACGCGTAGTCGCCGGCACTCTCGCACGAGAAATTACCGATGAAAACGGAACCGGCGTTTACGATCCTTTCAGCTACGTCGTCTGCCCGCTCGGTCGCGATGATCAAGTGTTCAGGCGCATACTCGTTAAGTATTTCGACCGCCTCATCGATAGTTTCGACGAGTATGGCAGTTGAATTCTGAAGAGCCGCCGCCGCGATCGACTTGCGGGGCAACAGCTCGATCTGACGTTCGACCTCCGAAAGCGACTTATCGATCAGTTCCTCTGAGGTCGCGATCAAGATCACCTGACTGTCCGGGCCGTGCTCCGCCTGTGAGAGCAGATCTGACGCCACAAAAGCAGGAATGGCGGTGTCGTCGGCCAGTACTGCGACCTCGGACGGTCCGGCCGGCATATCGATCGCGACGCCCGAACGCAGGACCTGGAGTTTGGCCTCGGTCACAAATTGATTGCCGGGGCCAAAGACCTTGTAAACCGCCGGCACCG
This is a stretch of genomic DNA from Chloracidobacterium sp.. It encodes these proteins:
- the hisB gene encoding bifunctional histidinol-phosphatase/imidazoleglycerol-phosphate dehydratase HisB, translated to MKRVLFIDRDGTLIREPEDFQVDVIEKLRFLPGAITRLAQIVRETDFMIVMVTNQDGLGTDSFPETAFHPAQNFVLQTFADEGVVFADVFVDRTLPRQNAPTRKPGTAMLTKYLTGEYDLANSYVIGDRPTDVELAKNLGARAIYIENPNFPLDLNVDASVKTARDWNDIYDILRMPHRRITHTRKTNETEITVDLNLDGSGRAEIATGISFFDHMLEQLARHGGLDLSISAKGDLHIDEHHTIEDVAITLGEAFALALAGKRGIERYGFCLPMDDCLAQVALDFGGRNWIVWDAEFKREMIGAMPTEMFFHFFKSFSDKALCNLNIVATGTNEHHKIEAIFKAFAKAIKMAVRREGNSLPTTKGVL
- the hisC gene encoding histidinol-phosphate transaminase; translated protein: MTFKLERLVRRNIRDLKPYSSARSEFVGTAEVFLDANENSFGSPAGPGYNRYPDPLQTTLKARIAPIKQVLPSQIFIGNGSDEAIDLLFRVFCEPGRDEVIICPPTYGMYRVSAEINDVAVREVLLTDDFQLNVAAIKRALTERTKLIFVCSPNNPTGDLMRHESMIELAESFDGIIVVDEAYIDFAGDASLTGEIGRIPNLVVLQTFSKAWGMAGIRVGLAYADQSIVDLMNRVKPPYNVSEIAQDAVIRALADRSTIEKWIGDIISERERLQIALDKLQIVKKVYPSSANFILAKFTDANAVYDALIDQKIVVRNRSNVEFCDGCLRITVGTATENDRLIATLEMIENTENVPATTASGDVKI
- the hisD gene encoding histidinol dehydrogenase; translation: MQIIKFPTNEQLRGLLKRPSIDTGFLERTVSNILKDVHANGDAALRHCARHFDKVELEEFLITDDEYAEAESLVSAEIKDAIAVAKANIEKFHTVADELPPVIETMPGVFCWKKSVAIEKVGLYVPAGSAPLFSSVLMLAVPAKIAGCREIVLASPPNSNGKIDPVTLYAAKLCGVTSAFKIGGAQAIAAMAYGTETVPAVYKVFGPGNQFVTEAKLQVLRSGVAIDMPAGPSEVAVLADDTAIPAFVASDLLSQAEHGPDSQVILIATSEELIDKSLSEVERQIELLPRKSIAAAALQNSTAILVETIDEAVEILNEYAPEHLIIATERADDVAERIVNAGSVFIGNFSCESAGDYASGTNHTLPTGGAARAYSGVSVSSFNKTITFQKLTADGVRGLGPIVETLAAAEGLDAHRNAMALRRESVGRAQ